The following coding sequences are from one Capsicum annuum cultivar UCD-10X-F1 chromosome 3, UCD10Xv1.1, whole genome shotgun sequence window:
- the LOC107861696 gene encoding protein BIG GRAIN 1-like A, with amino-acid sequence MDRYTYQKEREISHSSNPSFSSTLLDAIYRSIDQGEEEIVLSMRKKQSSNNNMESFQKACMIEKWMEHKVSEKVVVRRKSIADFERKSRNLMNSSSSSSDSSCGGVFSSSETESSYPNVVNSSGSSSSCYGLNRPKPIRTSISAPKPEKFNKNNAKQVNNYGDFRHNQLHVERDFAPKTKSETGFVKTKSKALKIYGDLKKVKQPISPGGKLASFLNSLFTPGNAKKPKVSSNSGNASSSTCSSASSFSRSCLSKSTPKSSGNGTKRSVRFYPVSIIVDEDCQPCGHKNLYDDKIPNTEQSVKNIRNSVNEELKFHAMEKNRRVEEAAKDLLRNSQIKNMEIFDYEDDDDDDAASCASSDLFELDNLSAIGIDSNRYLEELPVYETTHLDTNRAIANGLIL; translated from the coding sequence ATGGATAGATATACCTATCAAAAAGAGAGGGAGATTTCTCATTCTTCGAATCCGTCTTTCTCTTCAACCCTTCTTGACGCAATTTACCGGTCAATTGATCAAGGTGAAGAGGAGATTGTTCTCTCAATGCGGAAGAAACagagcagcaacaacaacatggagagttttcaaaaagcTTGTATGATTGAGAAATGGATGGAGCATAAAGTAAGTGAAAAAGTTGTTGTTCGAAGGAAATCTATTGCAGATTTCGAGAGGAAATCGAGGAATTTGATGAATTCGAGCTCGAGTTCTTCAGATTCGAGCTGCGGTGGTGTGTTTTCTTCTTCCGAAACTGAATCCAGTTACCCTAATGTAGTCAATTCATCTGGATCTTCTTCGTCTTGCTACGGTCTAAACAGACCTAAACCCATTCGAACTTCCATTTCAGCTCCAAAACcagaaaaattcaacaaaaacaaTGCTAAACAGGTCAACAATTACGGCGATTTCCGCCATAATCAACTCCACGTGGAAAGAGATTTCGCTCCAAAAACCAAAAGTGAAACTGGCTTTGTAAAGACGAAATCAAAAGCTTTGAAGATTTACGGAGATTTGAAGAAAGTGAAGCAGCCAATATCTCCTGGAGGTAAATTAGCAAGCTTCTTGAACTCGCTTTTCACTCCAGGGAATGCGAAGAAACCTAAAGTTTCTTCAAATTCAGGAAACGCATCGTCATCCACTTGTTCCTCAGCCTCTTCGTTTTCCAGATCATGCTTGAGTAAAAGTACACCAAAATCTAGCGGCAACGGTACCAAACGTTCTGTTAGATTTTACCCGGTGAGTATAATAGTAGACGAAGATTGTCAGCCATGCGGACACAAAAATCTGTACGATGACAAAATACCCAACACAGAACAATCCGTTAAAAACATCAGAAACTCCGTTAATGAAGAGCTCAAATTCCATGCTATGGAGAAAAATCGTCGAGTTGAGGAAGCAGCCAAAGATTTACTGAGAAATTCTCAAATAAAGAATATGGAGATTTTCGATTACGAGGATGACGACGACGATGATGCGGCTAGTTGTGCAAGTTCAgatttatttgaacttgataatCTTTCTGCAATTGGAATTGATAGTAATAGGTATCTTGAAGAATTACCAGTTTATGAAACTACTCATCTTGATACTAATCGAGCCATTGCTAATGGTTTGATTTTGTAA
- the LOC107861695 gene encoding developmentally-regulated G-protein 2: MGIIERIKEIEFEMARTQKNKATEYHLGQLKAKIAKLRTQLLEPAKGSSGAGEGFEVTKFGHGRVALIGFPSVGKSTLLTMLTGTHSEAASYEFTTLTCIPGIIHYNDTKIQLLDLPGIIEGASEGKGRGRQVIAVSKSADIVLMVLDASKSEGHRQILTKELEAVGLRLNKRPPQIYFKKKKTGGISFNSTLQLTHVDEKLCYQILHEYKIHNAEVLFREDATVDDLIDVIEGNRKYMKCIYVYNKIDVVGIDDVDRLARQPNSVVISCNMKLNLDRLLAKMWEAMGLVRVYTKPQGQQPDFTDPVVLSADRGGCTVEDFCNHIHRSLVKDVKYVLVWGTSARHYPQHCGLAHMLEDEDVVQIVKKKEKEEGGRGRFKSHSNAPARISDREKKAPLKT; the protein is encoded by the exons AATATCATCTGGGTCAGCTGAAGGCTAAGATAGCAAAACTGAGGACACAATTGTTGGAGCCTGCAAAA GGTTCTAGTGGTGCGGGAGAAGGTTTTGAAGTTACAAAGTTTGGCCATGGGCGTGTTGCACTAATAGGATTTCCAAG TGTGGGAAAGTCTACACTCCTTACAATGTTGACAGGAACTCATTCTGAAGCTGCATCATATGAGTTCACAACGCTTACTTGCATCCCTGGTATTATCCATTACAATGATACTAAAATTCAATTGCTTGATCTTCCGGGAATCATTGAAGGTGCATCTGAAGGCAAGGGGCGTGGTAGGCAG GTCATTGCTGTTTCTAAGTCAGCGGACATTGTATTAATGGTTCTTGATGCTTCAAAA AGTGAAGGCCATCGACAAATACTGACAAAGGAGCTGGAAGCGGTGGGCCTGCGATTAAACAAGCGACCTCCTCAG ATATATTTCAAGAAGAAAAAGACTGGTGGAATTTCTTTCAATAGCACTCTGCAACTTACACATGTGGATGAGAAGCTATGCTATCAAATTCTTCATGAATACAAGATCCACAATGCCGAG GTGTTATTTCGTGAAGATGCTACAGTGGATGACCTAATTGATGTTATTGAGGGCAATCGTAAATACATGAAGTGCATATATGTCTACAACAAGATAGATGTTGTTGGTATTGATGATGTAGACAGATTAGCCCGACAGCCAAACTCCGTTGTCATCAGCTGCAACATGAAG CTGAATCTGGACAGACTACTAGCAAAAATGTGGGAAGCAATGGGTCTTGTCAGAGTTTATACAAAGCCTCAAGGCCAGCAACCAGACTTCACAGATCCCGTGGTCCTTTCTGCT GATAGAGGTGGCTGTACAGTAGAAGATTTCTGTAATCACATACATCGAAGTCTTGTTAAGGATGTGAAGTATGTGTTGGTGTGGGGCACTAGCGCAAGGCACTACCCGCAGCATTGCGGTCTTGCGCACATGCTCGAGGATGAAGACGTGGTTcagattgttaagaaaaag GAAAAGGAAGAGGGAGGCAGAGGCCGGTTCAAATCGCATTCTAATGCTCCTGCTCGTATATCTGACCGTGAAAAGAAGGCTCCACTGAAGACATGA